In the Parasphingorhabdus halotolerans genome, ATCGAAACTCTGGTGCGCATTGCTATCTGGGTCATCGGCCTGATGATTGCGCTGACTATCCTTATGCCAGGTCTCACACCTGCCAGTCTTATTGCCGGTCTGGGCTTTGGCGCGGTTGCGATCGGCTTTGCCTTTCAGGATATTTTCGAAAATTTCATGGCGGGCATATTGATCATGCTGCGCGAGAAAATGCGGATTGGTGATTATATTGAATGCGAAGGAACCGAAGGCGTAGTCGAACATATTGCGTTGCGCGAAACCCATATTCGCAAACCCAATAAAGAGCTGACTATCGTTCCAAATTCGATCCTGTTCAAAAACCCGGTCAAAATTCTGACCGATGTTGAAAAGCGCAGACATGACGTGGTGTGCGGCGTTTCCTATGACACCGATCTGGAGGAGGCGCGCGAAGTGATTTTAAATGCGGTTAAATCGGCAGACGGGGTAGATGTTGCAGAAGGCATTGATGTGTTCGCCTGCGAATTTAATTCCAGCTCGGTCGATTTTAATATCCGCTGGTGGTCTGGCTCGAAACCGCGCGCCATGCACGAAAGCCGGGATACGGTTATTCGATCCGTCAAGCGCGCTCTGGATGATGCCGGCATTGAAATTCCATTCCCTTATGTTACCCATACGTTCAAGGAACCTGTTCCGATTGCTGAAAAAGAGGAAAGCTGAATGACTTTGCTAAGAAACCTCGCCACCGCCGTTGTCGGCAACGCAGCGCGCAAGCGCGGCAAAGGCAACGGAATAATGGGTTTTGGTCTGGGCGTGATCGCAACTCGCATTGCAACGCGGTCCCTTCCCGGTGCGATGCTAGTCGGCGGCGCGATGATTGCCAAGGCGCTCTATGACCGCTCCAGGGACGAGGAAGAGCTTCCCGCATCAGATCAGGTGATTGATGTGGAACCCACGCCGGCAAAGAAAAAAGCGAAAGCGCCGTGATCGCAGACAAATTGCTGCCGACTAACAATTGCAATATTGATTGCCACTGACATTGCTGTAAGCTTCTAGCAGATCGCCAAAACGGCGACGCAGGAGAGTATTTTGGAAGCTGTAACATCCGCGCCAGTATCCCCACGAAAATTCTATGGCTGGAACAATGCCGCGCTGATTTTCTTCATCCAGTTCGCTGCATCCGGATTCGTGTTTTTCGCCTATTCGGTAATTTTCCCGGAAATGGTCTCAACTATGAACTGGAACCGGGGAGACGCATCGATTGCGCATAGTCTCGGTTTCGTGATGCTTGGGCTCAGCTACCCTGTGACGGCTTGGTTGATTGGTAAAAGAGGGGTGCGGTTTACATTCACGCTCGGCCTTTCGGTTATGCTTGTCGGCTTGCTCATGGTGACTTTTCTGGTCAGCGAAGTCTGGCATTGGACGATGGTCTGGGGTCTGGTGATGGGTGTATCATTTGGTCTGACCGGGCCAATTTGCGGACATACACTGATCATCAACTGGTTCAACATCCGGCGCGCCACGGTGCTTGGCATAATAGTGACCGGCAGCGCTGTCGGCGGATTTGTTGCACAACCACTCATAGCCCGCGTTATGGCTCATTTTGGCAGCTGGCAGTCCGGATGGATGACCAGCATGATCGCGCTGGTCGGCGCGCTGGTCATTGCACAGTTTCTGATCAACAAACCGGAAGACATCGCCCAACATCCTGACGGAATCGATCCCCGTAGTCAGCAAGGGTTGGACAGCAGAAATGCCAAGCCGCGCACTTATCGCAGCGCTCAGGACTGGACGCTTCGTCAGGTCTTCAAAACACGATCGATTTTTCTGATGATGCTGATCGCAGTAACCTATCTGGCTGTTGGGACATTTCTGCTGACCCACGGCGCACTGCATCTCTCCGACATCGGTATTTCTTCGCTCGATACCGCAACGCTGGTCGGCATTTTCATCTTCGGTAGCGGAGCAGGGCGGATTCCGGCGGGTATGCTCGGTGACCGGATCGAGTTGCGCTGGTTGATTGCCGCGATCATGGGCATGATGCTTATCGGCTTTGTAACATTTGGGGCATCGACAAGCTTTCCGATGCTGGCGATTTCCGGCTTTATCACCGGCTGCTGCTATGGCGGAAAATTTGCACTCGCTCCGGCTATGATCAGCAATTACTTTGGCGAAAA is a window encoding:
- a CDS encoding mechanosensitive ion channel family protein, encoding MSNSGAGAEVTEKLADKTRGSVEILTGQLADMWEALVSMVPGMLIALIVLILTWIISKFAIKITDQITKSASMRPSLRELIETLVRIAIWVIGLMIALTILMPGLTPASLIAGLGFGAVAIGFAFQDIFENFMAGILIMLREKMRIGDYIECEGTEGVVEHIALRETHIRKPNKELTIVPNSILFKNPVKILTDVEKRRHDVVCGVSYDTDLEEAREVILNAVKSADGVDVAEGIDVFACEFNSSSVDFNIRWWSGSKPRAMHESRDTVIRSVKRALDDAGIEIPFPYVTHTFKEPVPIAEKEES
- a CDS encoding MFS transporter, with protein sequence MEAVTSAPVSPRKFYGWNNAALIFFIQFAASGFVFFAYSVIFPEMVSTMNWNRGDASIAHSLGFVMLGLSYPVTAWLIGKRGVRFTFTLGLSVMLVGLLMVTFLVSEVWHWTMVWGLVMGVSFGLTGPICGHTLIINWFNIRRATVLGIIVTGSAVGGFVAQPLIARVMAHFGSWQSGWMTSMIALVGALVIAQFLINKPEDIAQHPDGIDPRSQQGLDSRNAKPRTYRSAQDWTLRQVFKTRSIFLMMLIAVTYLAVGTFLLTHGALHLSDIGISSLDTATLVGIFIFGSGAGRIPAGMLGDRIELRWLIAAIMGMMLIGFVTFGASTSFPMLAISGFITGCCYGGKFALAPAMISNYFGEKSFPMINSVYAPLLLPFVAMAPAGAGYLFEAYGNYDLAFLIGSVLIGLSTLAAAALKPPVFKPDPAG